From a region of the Xyrauchen texanus isolate HMW12.3.18 chromosome 39, RBS_HiC_50CHRs, whole genome shotgun sequence genome:
- the si:ch73-303b9.1 gene encoding uncharacterized protein si:ch73-303b9.1, whose product QTFLMDAGRDRPELTRSYEGSDLDRGFCTDQSLSLSAVSVDFSLRPSKGIVLEYLETNSTATPCLNYSTSVLSPLVALSKNILSPGNTLATGLSSPVEGKSSTPYERVKFQKPNVAGSLDLSCVDLTTTQPLWEVSFVKPIVESPKSCLESTWSPINPSAKAMDKDMQ is encoded by the exons CAAACCTTCCTAATGGATGCAGGACGTGATAGACCTG AACTGACCAGGAGCTATGAGGGCTCAGACCTTGACAGAGGATTTTGTACAGATCAGAGTCTATCTTTATCAGCGGTTTCAGTCGATTTCAGCTTGAGACCAAGCAAAGGCATTGTGTTGGAATATTTGGAGACCAACTCCACAGCTACACCATGTCTGAACTACTCTACAAGTGTTTTATCACCTTTAGTTGCCCTCAGCAAGAATATTCTCTCTCCAGGCAACACCCTGGCCACAGGGCTAAGCAGTCCTGTCGAGGGCAAGTCATCCACACCTTATGAGAGGGTGAAATTTCAAAAGCCCAATGTGGCAGGCTCGTTAGACCTGTCTTGTGTCGACCTGACCACCACCCAACCCTTATGGGAAGTCTCCTTTGTCAAGCCCATAGTGGAGAGCCCAAAGTCATGCTTGGAATCCACCTGGAGTCCCATTAACCCATCAGCTAAAGCTATGGACAAAGACATGCAGTAG